One window of Phycisphaeraceae bacterium genomic DNA carries:
- a CDS encoding RHS repeat protein: protein MNRNSGISARFCALLVLGIVVATSEAGLRLDPPCNPGTFPQLQIPLLASIPNTGPLVTCLPSDRPPTGEERDEFQKLRDKFIEAGFKPECFPSTDGNGHAVTKCVWRRPDGSLVFTGDKDFPFPDGSPNGNPPGPQVTPINAGGGGSQGGGSPGSEKHDDDKENWAGAAGTTCNPTVIATGAKVNDEVDLVVALPGQNFELRRCFSPAEPKMGYTAGLGWNLSVDTSVVKADVLRNADGSLAQDRGVAYIVVNAIPQRQTTLFHNDRTGGLEGTGSFFLPIGPGSTFIEEIENFPIPTGPNGETTPMPVFREVTFGGGATVYFRTKNLVAPSLPTDKVEKYKRLEGSIAQQFDPFGNVWTYDYDQDFDSRHDPVNGLVIQEPVPRLRHVFLHGTYAGDPGMRARVDFDWDWGYMDNNAFVWRTDMLRRVNVVRFAKTATSATQECVTDSVVYTYVQDLLDIAPGGNTQANRDAILYIGTPRCLAMATRRTLLNAPVNGDAVGGDGPEVHNRFSEYRYAFVGGSLAGLKAIFYPEQFEYIAENATTNLQPSGSLGALAGDGNLVQAAAFEMLQLDDSTVEDVIALRNSGSWTPKQLAGKWMHYDAGKTLRYQLVRSGCGCGASIREDYAVALSATSNKVEFPGGATFWLANYARIVHERVCDKDGVPGNGPPLRTRIYRNEQRIIHRVEEFPVEQFPNGPPSEGQVGWGSIDWAPFTTAEATFEYNDNAFSEPTLKRVWVTGYEYDVKNRAIARRMSSSMLSGVTSVPMPTLPSGSGEFSIGNTNAAADALDFLVNSYVTAVPEIPGYSVVAYKASTGGVTELTQYRDFSDDAAGLGYNLQTWFGRTFGRIASLDVVQKSTQSGTQNYITEEREFLPVSSWRPDLPTLQRRFTRVPSSPTIDTKNSYQLEAFYGDANVFGPASLGSSLVRVATATTSVTKDDAGQNGITDDIFSAQGFSRIGNRVWERQPNGRLDVAFHDGPTGAEVMRVNHVSNATSIAGKPNPLVTGAAGRALGFSPAKITFSNSVDSLVSIAIVDILGRERRRVVNIPNQHNSNGSGGDDLVLQPGGSVTDTSYGRDTVFQRWYPLYSDRRWMTYVETHGEGFFSSPTTTSFFQPPSTTPVVWLGPAQRTYLDSAMNAVCEETRESNHVEASGQTLARTEYSLDIAGRVSATRRWWSALSAEAAEDKFYLSTVERDALGRVSKTIDENGGVTETDYDAQDRAIEIRTTASEGTSLSAAATTKFIYDYSATSTNKGGDGLLQFTIQSVGSGSPARVRRSFYDNLYRPVAEVAVESIAAMNTPVGPWKLTVSDLAGRTIESGTASSELSVSAVVARLSSVTIAIPNGLDGLDHLLSHEKTYYSAHRGLAYRTERAVEPGNWSAGVLRTDSWFGTSGQVQLSRAPSSPMTVYWRDVHNRVLMETTRWPEFVAPNFETLPAPSHPALQRQSYSYHPGTSLISQRVSIASSPDTTLPQVQSTIGYVYDPAGRSIATVDYGYGSSSDHTVDDKTQPLNADSAPPPAIIPMPLSLALFPWYIDSYDSAVPEVPNSFLSANPGVLITRQSYNAMGLPQDSIDPNGRITRTLYDALGRVVGAIENLRPNRFDGVRNYLVFPRLVEASGATPAHWGVDWADFSGAGTLGGDEFRVATNMLDGLGNSTLRVAFQRPSSGETTPAKQFTRFVYRISETSGTFSSAGYGSSNLLYEIRYPDPVSGLPSTADDQRVRYRYNMAGEQTAVIDQNGTTRLFSRDSQGRLLTDAVQLPLPSGSKVDATAAKIRNVYDTSGRVSTTEMLDASNTTLNKVTYEYDALGGVKALKQIAGFAGSSALGGERAVKYDLQSIPWVTSPSGVSGVYLNNWRGVRGISYPDATPSSATDDTELRYYADADHVGSVAATDAHHRFSIAQPTLLALRNAGADVGTVAATSLNPSGVKLLANVQRLGMGRTVSMSLDVPQVHLDRIRSVTGRTKENVYFGWDRFGRLKHQAWTPTRPSAPTSANATPASGTGSTGWMQDASSMSAPIVRPLYQHGYSYSASSERLSDDDLRPQVAGSAPDRKYTYDNLRRLVKEETGKFSWSYGVLAFAPGIGPAGSGVESRSWSLDMLGNWKSVASDVDGDGVFAAAETSIRTHDAQNQLTSLGATTAGGGGGWGWGDAEVRSRVRQEREPDLRDHRGRQPADPPVHL, encoded by the coding sequence CCCACGGTGATCGCAACGGGCGCGAAGGTCAACGACGAAGTTGACCTGGTTGTGGCTCTACCCGGTCAGAACTTTGAGTTGCGTCGCTGCTTTTCTCCCGCAGAGCCCAAGATGGGCTACACCGCTGGGCTGGGGTGGAATCTCTCCGTTGATACTTCGGTTGTCAAAGCCGACGTGTTGCGCAATGCAGATGGGTCGCTAGCCCAAGACCGCGGAGTGGCCTACATCGTTGTGAACGCTATTCCGCAGCGCCAGACCACTCTGTTTCATAACGATCGGACTGGTGGGCTGGAGGGAACGGGATCATTCTTCCTCCCAATCGGCCCTGGCTCGACCTTTATCGAAGAGATTGAGAACTTCCCGATTCCAACAGGTCCAAACGGCGAAACCACACCGATGCCGGTGTTCCGAGAGGTGACGTTCGGCGGCGGGGCAACTGTGTATTTTCGAACGAAGAACTTGGTCGCGCCTTCACTTCCGACGGACAAGGTCGAGAAGTACAAGCGGCTCGAAGGAAGCATCGCGCAGCAGTTCGATCCGTTCGGCAATGTCTGGACCTACGACTACGACCAGGACTTCGACTCGCGCCACGATCCGGTGAATGGGTTGGTCATACAGGAGCCGGTGCCGCGCCTGCGGCATGTGTTCTTGCATGGAACTTACGCCGGAGATCCAGGGATGCGTGCCCGCGTGGACTTTGATTGGGACTGGGGGTACATGGACAACAACGCGTTTGTCTGGCGTACGGACATGCTGCGTCGCGTCAATGTCGTGCGCTTTGCGAAGACGGCCACCTCCGCAACCCAGGAGTGTGTCACCGATTCCGTTGTCTATACGTATGTTCAAGATCTGCTCGACATTGCACCTGGTGGCAATACCCAAGCAAACCGCGATGCGATTCTGTATATCGGCACTCCTCGGTGCCTCGCCATGGCAACAAGGCGCACGCTCCTGAATGCTCCCGTCAACGGTGACGCTGTTGGCGGAGATGGCCCGGAGGTGCATAACAGGTTTTCTGAATATCGCTATGCCTTCGTTGGCGGAAGCCTCGCAGGTTTGAAAGCGATCTTCTATCCCGAGCAATTCGAATACATCGCAGAGAATGCCACGACCAATCTGCAGCCAAGCGGCAGTTTGGGCGCGCTCGCCGGAGACGGAAATCTCGTTCAGGCCGCTGCGTTTGAGATGTTGCAACTTGACGACTCGACCGTCGAAGATGTCATTGCGCTGCGAAACTCCGGAAGCTGGACACCCAAGCAACTCGCCGGCAAGTGGATGCACTACGACGCCGGAAAGACACTGAGGTATCAGTTGGTTCGGAGCGGATGCGGCTGCGGTGCTTCGATACGCGAAGACTACGCGGTTGCGCTTTCCGCAACCTCGAACAAGGTCGAGTTTCCGGGCGGGGCGACATTCTGGCTCGCCAACTATGCGCGGATCGTTCATGAACGAGTCTGCGACAAAGACGGAGTTCCCGGAAACGGACCTCCCCTGCGAACCCGTATCTATCGAAACGAGCAGAGGATTATTCACCGAGTTGAAGAGTTTCCCGTTGAACAGTTTCCCAACGGTCCGCCGAGCGAAGGTCAAGTCGGCTGGGGTTCAATCGATTGGGCGCCGTTCACTACCGCAGAAGCAACATTTGAATACAACGACAATGCATTCTCCGAGCCGACACTGAAGCGTGTCTGGGTCACAGGATATGAATACGACGTGAAAAACCGCGCGATAGCGCGGAGAATGTCATCCTCGATGCTGAGCGGGGTGACAAGCGTTCCCATGCCAACGCTCCCGAGCGGAAGCGGCGAGTTCTCGATAGGCAACACGAATGCCGCCGCGGACGCATTGGATTTTCTAGTAAACTCGTATGTGACTGCGGTTCCGGAGATACCTGGTTACTCGGTCGTCGCCTACAAGGCGAGCACGGGTGGGGTGACGGAACTCACGCAATACCGAGATTTCTCGGACGACGCGGCAGGCTTAGGTTACAACCTGCAGACATGGTTTGGACGTACTTTCGGCAGGATAGCGAGTCTCGATGTTGTCCAGAAGAGCACGCAGTCGGGCACTCAGAACTACATAACGGAAGAAAGGGAATTCCTGCCGGTCTCGAGTTGGCGGCCCGACCTCCCAACGCTGCAACGGCGCTTTACCCGCGTTCCTTCCAGTCCGACCATCGACACGAAAAATTCATATCAACTTGAGGCGTTCTACGGCGACGCCAACGTGTTCGGCCCCGCCTCGCTCGGAAGCAGCCTTGTTCGCGTGGCCACAGCCACAACGTCGGTCACAAAGGATGATGCCGGCCAAAACGGAATCACCGACGACATTTTTTCTGCTCAGGGATTTAGCAGGATTGGCAACCGAGTTTGGGAGCGTCAGCCCAACGGACGCTTGGACGTTGCGTTTCACGATGGACCAACCGGCGCCGAGGTGATGCGTGTCAATCACGTGTCGAACGCCACCTCGATTGCGGGCAAGCCGAATCCGCTGGTGACCGGTGCCGCCGGACGCGCCCTCGGCTTTTCGCCGGCAAAGATCACATTCAGCAACAGTGTCGATTCACTTGTTTCAATCGCCATTGTCGACATATTGGGGCGAGAGCGGCGCCGCGTCGTCAATATCCCGAATCAGCACAATTCAAACGGGAGCGGCGGCGATGACTTGGTGCTTCAACCGGGTGGGAGTGTCACGGACACGTCGTATGGCCGCGACACGGTTTTTCAGCGCTGGTACCCTTTGTACTCTGATCGTCGATGGATGACATATGTTGAAACTCACGGGGAAGGATTTTTCTCGTCGCCGACGACCACGAGTTTCTTTCAGCCACCTTCAACGACGCCTGTCGTCTGGCTTGGACCGGCTCAGCGTACGTATCTCGATTCCGCGATGAACGCGGTTTGCGAAGAGACACGCGAATCCAATCACGTCGAAGCAAGTGGGCAAACCCTCGCCCGTACGGAGTATTCGCTCGATATCGCGGGAAGAGTATCCGCAACCCGAAGGTGGTGGTCGGCGCTTAGTGCCGAGGCCGCAGAAGACAAGTTCTACCTGTCCACGGTGGAACGGGATGCGCTCGGTCGTGTAAGCAAGACGATTGACGAAAACGGGGGCGTGACCGAAACAGACTACGACGCTCAAGACCGGGCAATCGAAATACGAACGACGGCGAGTGAGGGCACGTCATTGTCCGCGGCGGCGACGACGAAATTCATCTACGACTATTCCGCAACTTCCACCAACAAAGGCGGCGATGGTCTCCTGCAATTCACGATTCAGTCTGTAGGTAGCGGCAGCCCCGCCAGAGTGCGTCGGAGTTTCTACGACAATTTGTACCGCCCAGTGGCGGAAGTCGCAGTCGAATCGATCGCGGCAATGAACACTCCGGTCGGTCCCTGGAAGCTGACAGTCAGCGATCTCGCCGGACGTACGATTGAGTCAGGAACGGCATCGTCCGAGCTGAGCGTAAGCGCTGTCGTTGCCCGGCTGTCCTCGGTCACGATTGCGATTCCAAACGGCTTGGATGGTCTGGATCACCTGCTCAGCCACGAAAAAACCTATTACTCGGCGCACCGCGGGCTCGCATACCGAACCGAGCGAGCAGTCGAGCCCGGCAATTGGAGCGCCGGTGTGCTTCGAACGGACAGTTGGTTTGGTACCAGCGGCCAAGTGCAGCTATCCCGTGCGCCGTCCTCGCCGATGACTGTTTACTGGCGTGATGTGCACAACCGCGTGTTGATGGAGACGACGCGCTGGCCCGAATTTGTCGCGCCAAACTTCGAGACATTGCCGGCGCCGTCACACCCGGCGCTGCAGCGTCAGTCGTACAGCTATCACCCGGGCACATCTCTGATCAGCCAGAGAGTTTCGATTGCGTCCTCTCCAGACACGACCCTTCCGCAAGTGCAGTCCACTATTGGTTACGTTTACGATCCTGCAGGTCGCTCCATCGCGACCGTGGATTACGGGTACGGGAGCAGCAGTGATCACACCGTTGACGATAAGACGCAGCCGCTCAACGCGGATTCCGCGCCACCGCCGGCGATCATTCCGATGCCGCTCTCATTGGCCCTGTTCCCGTGGTACATCGATTCATATGACTCGGCCGTTCCGGAGGTTCCGAATTCGTTCCTTTCTGCCAATCCGGGCGTGCTCATCACCCGTCAGTCGTACAACGCGATGGGCTTGCCGCAGGATTCCATTGATCCCAACGGACGCATCACGCGCACGCTTTACGATGCGCTCGGGCGCGTTGTCGGCGCGATCGAGAACCTGAGACCGAACAGGTTTGATGGCGTTCGCAACTATCTTGTTTTTCCCAGACTGGTCGAGGCCTCGGGTGCTACGCCCGCGCATTGGGGCGTTGATTGGGCAGACTTCAGCGGGGCCGGCACGCTCGGCGGCGATGAATTCCGCGTCGCGACAAACATGCTCGACGGGTTGGGAAATTCGACCCTAAGGGTCGCCTTCCAGCGCCCGTCGTCCGGCGAAACGACTCCCGCGAAGCAATTCACCCGGTTCGTCTATCGCATCAGCGAGACATCGGGCACTTTCTCGAGCGCAGGGTACGGGTCTTCGAATCTCCTCTATGAAATTCGGTATCCGGATCCCGTGTCCGGCTTGCCTTCGACCGCGGATGATCAGCGAGTTCGCTATCGATACAACATGGCGGGCGAACAAACCGCCGTTATTGATCAGAACGGCACGACGCGGCTCTTTTCACGCGACTCGCAGGGACGGTTGTTGACCGATGCGGTGCAGCTGCCTCTGCCGAGCGGGAGCAAGGTTGATGCGACTGCCGCAAAGATCCGCAATGTCTACGACACCAGCGGCCGCGTCTCGACGACCGAGATGCTCGACGCATCCAATACGACGCTGAACAAAGTGACGTACGAGTACGATGCGCTCGGGGGCGTGAAAGCGCTCAAGCAGATTGCGGGCTTTGCCGGGTCGAGCGCCCTCGGCGGCGAGCGTGCCGTGAAATACGACCTGCAGTCGATTCCGTGGGTCACGAGTCCTTCGGGTGTTTCCGGCGTCTATCTCAACAACTGGCGGGGCGTGCGCGGCATTTCGTATCCGGATGCCACGCCTTCGTCAGCCACGGACGACACCGAGCTTCGTTATTACGCGGACGCGGATCATGTCGGGAGCGTGGCCGCGACCGATGCGCACCATCGATTCTCGATCGCTCAGCCCACGCTTCTTGCGCTGCGGAATGCGGGCGCGGACGTGGGAACAGTTGCCGCCACTTCGCTCAATCCCTCCGGCGTGAAGCTGCTGGCGAACGTGCAGCGGCTGGGCATGGGCCGCACGGTGAGCATGTCGCTGGATGTGCCGCAGGTACACCTGGACCGGATCCGATCGGTGACGGGGCGCACGAAGGAAAACGTGTACTTCGGGTGGGATCGTTTCGGCCGGCTGAAGCATCAGGCCTGGACTCCGACGCGGCCATCAGCACCGACCTCGGCGAACGCGACTCCTGCGAGCGGAACCGGAAGCACGGGCTGGATGCAGGACGCCTCGTCGATGAGCGCGCCGATTGTTCGCCCGCTCTATCAGCACGGGTACTCGTACTCGGCGAGTTCGGAGCGGCTGAGCGACGACGATCTGCGGCCGCAGGTCGCGGGGTCGGCGCCGGACCGGAAGTACACGTACGACAATCTGCGTCGGCTCGTCAAGGAAGAGACCGGCAAGTTCAGCTGGTCGTACGGCGTGCTCGCCTTCGCGCCGGGGATCGGGCCGGCAGGGAGCGGCGTGGAATCGAGGTCGTGGTCGCTCGACATGCTGGGGAACTGGAAGAGCGTGGCGAGTGATGTGGACGGAGACGGGGTATTCGCCGCGGCGGAGACCTCGATCAGGACGCACGATGCACAGAACCAGTTGACGAGCCTGGGCGCGACGACCGCGGGAGGGGGTGGGGGGTGGGGGTGGGGGGACGCCGAAGTACGTTCGCGCGTACGACAAG